In a genomic window of Magnolia sinica isolate HGM2019 chromosome 16, MsV1, whole genome shotgun sequence:
- the LOC131229817 gene encoding large ribosomal subunit protein uL24c: MAGFAKYGISLWLSRPLLSPRALHVLYLLVFRNVIFSFARLYLSKEQWERNTRQKPNTAAMAALQSSMAALSLSSSSFLGQRLSPSLYPAPVKFTDQPCLIVMKLKRWERKECKPNGLPVIHKMHVKVGDTVKIISGREKGKIGEITQVFKHNSTVIIKDMNLKTKHMKSRGEDQPGQIVKIEAPIHSSNVMLYSKEQEVASRVGHKFLEDGTKVRYLLKTGEIIDNKENWKKVPEEVKEAEAAAV, from the exons Atggctg GGTTTGCAAAGTACGGTATCTCTCTCTGGCTCTCTCGCCCACTACTCTCTCCGCGTGCATTGCACGTGCTTTATCTTCTAGTCTTCCGAAACGTGATCTTCTCGTTCGCAAGGCTCTATCTTTCCAAAGAGCAGTGGGAGAGAAATACCAGACAAAAGCCGAACACGGCAGCGATGGCTGCACTTCAAAGCTCCATGGCTGCACTTTCTCTTTCCTCCAGTTCGTTCTTGGGCCAAcgcctctccccctctctctatcCTGCGCCT GTCAAGTTCACAGATCAGCCATGTCTGATTGTAATGAAG CTCAAGAGATGGGAACGTAAAGAGTGTAAACCAAACGGCCTTCCTGTAATCCATAAGATGCATGTTAAGGTAGGAGACACGGTGAAAATCATCTCAGGCCGTGAGAAAGGTAAAATTGGAGAGATTACTCAGGTTTTCAAGCATAACAGCACCGTGATTATAAAAGACATGAACTTGAAGACAAAACACATGAAGAGCCGAGGAGAGGATCAGCCCGGTCAAATTGTCAAG ATCGAAGCACCCATTCACAGCTCAAATGTGATGCTGTACTCAAAAGAACAGGAAGTAGCAAGCCGGGTGGGCCACAAATTCCTCGAGGACGGGACCAAGGTTCGTTACCTCCTGAAAACCGGCGAAATAATTGACAACAAGGAGAACTGGAAGAAGGTACCTGAAGAGGTGAAAGAAGCTGAGGCAGCAGCCGTTTGA